A window of Pyrus communis chromosome 3, drPyrComm1.1, whole genome shotgun sequence genomic DNA:
TCGAGGTTCATAGAAGACAGAACTGCAAATCCTGCAATTCATGTTCAGAAGgtatgtcacatctcggcccggggcggatcacttcccgggcccgattccatcgtagcacgatattgtccgctttgggtttaccattccctcacggttttgtttttgggaactcacgagcaacttcccagtgggtcacccatcatgggattgctctagccctcttctcgcttaacttcggagttcctacggaacccgaagccagtgagctcccaaaaggcctcgtgctaggtagagatgggaatatacatttaaggatcacttcccctggacgatgtgggatgtcacaaggtagattaatgaaaaaatatttaaaactttgtatatcaataaaatattatttattaactttatttaatgataaggacaaacaaattttaaataaataaataaacgacTTGTTGGGCCCTTCcataaaataaacttagctcAAAACCTTTTTATGAaacttccaattttttttttttttcaaataatttgaaacaaaatgatatgtcacccataaaatataaacacgttaatcaacacttaagtaacaATTCAATCATCAGgagccacatcatttggttttaaAATTGGGTATTAcaagggagactaaatttataaataaaattttgtaaactaagtGATATGAAAGTTGATTATCGGgttattatttaaatgttaataAACGTGTTCATTCCTATTGGAAACAaaatatttagtttacaaattttatctacaaatttaatttttctaatattactcttaaaatttgatccccCAAGCATtcttgtttacaaatttaatttaaaattttagcttTCACCGTTATTGTACAAGTAATTGTTGGGTGAGAACGGGCTACATAAAAAACGCGGTAAAATATAATGTATCATGACATGAGCGAGCGAAAGATGGTCTCAATTATGGGTTGTAGGTTGACTTGTCTTTTCTCAGGTCATCATTCTTATATGTTCTTTTTCCATAACTCTTCAATCGAAATCGAAATCGAAATCGAGTGTGTGTTCTTCTCGGGTGATTACTGACGACAGACACATAATGGGGATTCTCGAGAAGGTGATAAGGAGGGCCAAAGTAGAATATGTTGACATAAACTTAAACAGTCAGCATGACAGCAGCAATGGCCCTGATGAGGAACTTGATATCAATGATGGGATTCCTTGCTTGCCTAAGCAGCTGGCTGTTCCCAAGGTAAATCACAaccttcacacacacacacccctttttatgcaaagggattcttattattattattttttaaatagggattaggtgactcattttatattgaatttCAATTATCTGATTAGATATCttaaatatttctgatttgactaatattttacaaaaatgatcTATAAgatacaacttgaaaaatagacgatttagatcgttaaagttcgattTGGTATGAATCCAACAACTACTTcctatttttatgaaaaaaaaatgcgGATGCCTATATATAATCATGACTAATTATTTCTCCTGTACAACTGCTCTTATCATCTTGAATTTCGAACTTGGTTTCTTTCTGTTCTTATTCAGAATCTCAGATTTAGAGTACGAATGGTACTGCTTTGATGTTGAATAGACATGTTAAATTgtattttgcttttgttttcggTTATAGGTATCGGAAATGAGCTCACTGCTGGGCAGGGCTAGTACATCTAGCCTTGGGAGGGCAGTGGAAGCAATCTATGGCCTCGGTAGTAGCATGGCAAATCTGAACACAAACACTGGTTTTACCTCTAGGGCGACAACAAAAGGGAGTAAAATTTCAGTCTTGGCTTTTGAAGTTGCAAACACAACTGTCAAGGGCTCAAATTTAATGCAATCATTGTCAACGTATAAcattaaacatttaaaagagGTTGTGCTTCCATCAAAAGGGGTCCAGAATTTAGTTTCACGAAATATGGATGAACTGCTGAGAATTGTTGCAGCTGACAAGAGGTTGATAACTGAAAATTCCTTGTATAATTTTCTGAACAATCAGAACAAGCTATAgctactttatttttaattaacatGTGGTGTTTATATATTGAATAATTGTATATGAAGTCGGAGATTGATAATGTTCTGGTACAATTCTGGCAGAGAAGAGCTCAAAATTCTCTCGGGAGAAGTAGCGCGGTTTGGAAATTTTTGTAAAGACCCTCAGTGGCATTATCTGGATCGCTATCTTAACCAGTGCCCTTTCTCAAACATTATGGTTGCACGACAGAAGCTATTGAAGGAAGATGCAGAGGTGGTAATGCAGCAATTGATGATGTTAGTTTCAAATACACATGTAAGTAAACGTATAGAGAATGCAGCCTTTAGTTGCAGTTGTATCCATATGTGACTTGCCTTCGAATGAGGTCAGGGATTGTTCTCGTTCTTCCGTAATGATGGATGCGTGTTAATGAGTATGGGTTCGGATTTTCATAATTGTAAATTAGTCCTCTTTGAGAGGTCTTgtctattatttttgtaaattagtCCTATTTAGTCTTCTTGTTACAATTATGCTAAAAACGTTGTTGAGCATCCTCATAGTCCTCGTTGTGTTGAAGGGCTTTCAAGCCGCATGAGTGTTTTAACTCTTCTCCATGCTGGATTTAGATCTTTCTTGTGTTCAGAACCATTATGCACCGTTTCAGTAGACCTTCCGCATCGAGTAATTGAATACTATCACTGAAATTccatggagagagagagagagagtattgcCTGAAAATTAGAGTGTTACTCATGCTTTTGACTTTTTTAGAATGCGTCCATGTAACTACGTCAGTCTCCGTGTATTTGTTAGCTTATTTGGTTCtgttttttaacaaaataaacaagccTTGGAGTTGCTAGTAAATGTTCTAACTGCAAAGTTACTGCTGGACTGATATTATTCTTTGGAAATTTGTCGAGGGAAGAACTAAGCTTTTCTTGGTTACAGGAATTATATCGTGAGTTGTGTTCCTTCGATTATTTTGAACAAGGGTACCGGTGTAAGCTTCAAGAGCAAATAGACAATCCAGAAACCTGCCAGAGAggtatttgcatttttttttttcccttaaaatGTAGTGAAATTTtgtctgcatttttttttttcagttgatGATTGAGTGTATCAAGAAATCAAGATTAGATTTCACTTCAAAGGTTTTCAGTTCACCTGTGCTGTGTGTGTCCATGCGTGTGCACGACTGTAGACTTTTTTGTTGCCAGTTTTGCTATGCCCATGTTTACGTAATAATAATTTTACATTAATACTACTTCCGAAGTTTGTtcaatatgtaattaatttacTGTTATTATCCATTTTTTTCTCTGTAACTTTACATTTGCCATGCCTGGCCACTCAAATGCTCCTGTGGGTGGTCCGACTCCAAGTCAATACATCTCCGATTCCCGTGGGGTGTCTCATCTAATAGTGTCTTCTTCAGTTTATATGATTATTGTGTTTGCCAATGAAATGGCTACACAATCGTAAAGAAAGGAACTTAATTGTACTTTGTTTGCTTATCACGCGGAGCAGACAGCCTCGCAATCTTAAGAGCAGAGTTGAAAAATCGAAGGAGGCTTGTGAGAAGTTTGAAGAAAAAATCATTTTGGGCCAGGATGGTTGAAGAGGTAGGTTATTAGTGTTTCTAATTCTGTATCTCATTTAGGTGCAAACGAAAATTACTTTTCTTTCTAAACTCTAATAATATCTGATATTAATTACAGGTTGTGGAGAAACTTGTCCATGTTGTGCTTTTTTTACATAAGGAGATTCATCACGAAGCATTTAGCAATGCAGGTATGCTTCAAAAGTCTGGATGAGATGTCTGATAATGGTCTTCTACGAGGCCTTCTAGTTCCGCTCTGAGATGCAGTGGAAAGTTGACCTTGTTGATAGCGTTCATCTCTAGTAATTTTtaaacttgcaaaacaaatatgtGGAAGCTGCCATTGAAATCGATTATCAAGTGACTTTTATGTGATTCTCGTCCTGCAGGAACCGATGATGAACCTGGGAATGATTCTCCGAATAATCACGAAACATTGGGGACTGCTGGTCTTGCCTTGCATTATGCAAATATTATCACTCAAATTGATACGCTTGTGAGTTTGatgtaaattcatttttaatattcttCGTCCTTTAGGTTATCACTCAAATTGATGTTCTTGTGAGTTGATGTTATATTTATTTCCGAAATATTCAACCGTTCTGTCCTTTTAATTCAAGTGTAAACAAGTATGTGATATCATCAGTGAACTACTTATTACGGTGGTGaaaatacaattgttttacTGTAAGAGCAGGTTTTAAGTCTCAATACCCACCCTTTTAGACTTCGATATGTTTATTATGGGGTTATGCAACCTCTTAGTCATTAGTGTGGAGCAACCAACTTTGACTGTTAAAGAGTGGGTTGTATCCAGGTCAATTTCGGAATCATATTCTTGTTGGGTTGTGCAACCTATTATTCTTAAGTGCCAAAATCTGTCCGTCCCTCTACTGTTCTTTTAAAGTTTTTGCTGCCTCTAGACTATTTTTAATGAGCAGTCCTATGATTTCATGCACGGTAATACTGTATTGGGTTCTGATTTCTGTCAGTTGGATTCCATATGTATAGGATGTTCGTGTGAGACTATAGAGATCTGAGCTTGAAGGTTATCAATGGTGCAGAATGTAGAAAGAGAagttaagagagagagagagagagaaatgagaaatgCTTCTTGTATATTTTTCACTGTAATGAATACAACAGTAGTCTTGCCTTACTCTCTAAGTAATCGTTCTCTCAACAAACTTAACAACTCTTACCACCTAATCTACTGACAAATGGCGGCATCTTGATCATTGATTGTAGCTCGATCCTTGTCATCCTTACAGTTCGGACAATGCATGTGTATTAGCTTTCCTTCAGTTGTGTATAGCATAACTAGCAAATAGCAGGTTATAGTAGTTACCTGGTATATGAGGGGAAGTTTTCTACTTTCTGTTAAAGCACAATAATCATTCTTCCCTTCAATCAAATATTATGTTTATTGTTGCTTGATAAATGGGAATTTTATGCTTTATATCAAATCACTTGGGCCATGACCTCTGAGCTAATGTTCGAATGTAACCAGGTGTCTCGATCAAGTTCTGTGCCTTCAAACACACGGGATACTTTATATCAGGGGCTCCCGCCTGGTGTGAAATCAGCTTTGCGATCAAAACTACAGTCATTTCAGTTGAAGGAAGAGGTATCTATACTTTTATTTAACAAGTGGAATTATAACAACTCGCCTACATTGTATTTTACTACTACAAAGTAAGCTCATATTTGTATGCCCTTGCGTGCACTAATCTATAACTTATCTTCAAATGCTTTTCCTTTTCGCAGCAAACAATCACTGAAATTAAAGCTGAAACGGAGAAAACGTTGCAGTGGCTAGTTCccattgccaataacacaaccaagtaaagcttctttagtttttcttttatcccTCTTAACTGTAGTGATTACATATTATCCAATTTTATTGGTGTCCACATTCTTCATTTTTGACGATGTAATTATTCACAactctctctcatttccctcAATTCTGTTTACTGATTACTTTTTGCGATGCGGTTTTATGTAGAGCTCATCATTGCTCTGGCTGGGTTGGAGAATGGGCAAACACTGGGCGAGTTCTTAATTGCGGGCGCCTTTCCATTTACTTATGATTTCCcaatattttcttaattttattagttGCAATTCTTTAGGTCTGGGATGAACTGGAAACCTGCTGGTCAAACTGACTTGCTGAGGATTGAGACACTGCACCATGCTGATAAAAATAGAACCGAGGCTTACATTCTTGAACTGGTGGTGTGGCTTCACCATCTCGTCAACCAAACGAGGGTTGGAAACTGTGGAATTAGATCTCCTGTTAAATCCCCTCTT
This region includes:
- the LOC137728788 gene encoding protein PSK SIMULATOR 1-like; the encoded protein is MGILEKVIRRAKVEYVDINLNSQHDSSNGPDEELDINDGIPCLPKQLAVPKVSEMSSLLGRASTSSLGRAVEAIYGLGSSMANLNTNTGFTSRATTKGSKISVLAFEVANTTVKGSNLMQSLSTYNIKHLKEVVLPSKGVQNLVSRNMDELLRIVAADKREELKILSGEVARFGNFCKDPQWHYLDRYLNQCPFSNIMVARQKLLKEDAEVVMQQLMMLVSNTHELYRELCSFDYFEQGYRCKLQEQIDNPETCQRDSLAILRAELKNRRRLVRSLKKKSFWARMVEEVVEKLVHVVLFLHKEIHHEAFSNAGTDDEPGNDSPNNHETLGTAGLALHYANIITQIDTLVSRSSSVPSNTRDTLYQGLPPGVKSALRSKLQSFQLKEEQTITEIKAETEKTLQWLVPIANNTTKAHHCSGWVGEWANTGSGMNWKPAGQTDLLRIETLHHADKNRTEAYILELVVWLHHLVNQTRVGNCGIRSPVKSPLCSPNQKAIQLCMNKTNCLSPILTVEDQEMLRYASKRKLTPGISKSQEFDTARTRFSKHNRLSKSSNHSPTSERRKDPFPIRRPSSVPIIDFDFDRSKALDVIDRVDTIRSI